TGTGACGGGTGGTGTTGTTAGTGGCCTTGGGAAAGGAATTACCAGCGCTTCTCTTGGCATGCTAATGAAGGCTCGCGGGTTCAGAACGACTAATATCAAAATTGACCCCTACCTCAACTACGACGCTGGAACCATGAACCCGTACCAGCACGGTGAAGTTTTCGTTTTAGACGATGGTGGTGAGGTTGATCTCGATTTGGGGAACTACGAGCGCTTTCTCAACACCAGCCTGAGCTTTGACCACAACATAACCACCGGCAAGGTTTACTCCGCTGTCATTGAGAAGGAAAGGAAAGGTGAATACCTCGGCGCGACCGTTCAGGTGATTCCACACATCACCAACGAGATAAAGGAGCGTATCAGGAGAATTGCGAGGGACTACGACGTCGTTATAGTCGAAATCGGTGGAACGGTTGGAGACATTGAGGGCATGCCCTTCCTCGAGGCAGCAAGACAGATGCAACTTGAAGAGGGCAGGGAGAACGTTGCCTTTGTCCACGTTACCTACGTCCCAAAGCTCCGCGTTGTGGGGGAACAGAAGACAAAGCCGACTCAACACAGTGTTAAGGAGCTCCGCTCCCTTGGAATCCAGCCGGATGCAATCGTTGCCCGCTCCGAAGAACCCCTTGAAGAGAGCGCAAGGAGAAAGATAAGCCTCTTCACCAACGTTCCCGAAGAGGCAGTAATCAGCGCCTACGACGTGGAAGACACCTACGAGGTTCCACTGATGCTCGAGAAAGGTGGACTTGCTAAATATCTCGTGAAGAGGCTCGGCCTTCCCGAAAGAAAACCAAATCTCGAAGAATGGCGCAGAATGGTCGAGAAGTACAAGAGCCTAGATAGGGAAGTTGAGATCGCAATAGTCGGCAAGTACGTCAAGTTAGCTGACTCCTACCTGAGTATTAAGGAGGCGCTAAAGCACTCGAGCGTTGCCAACGACGTCAAGGTCAAAATCAGATGGATCGAGGCGGAGGACGTTGAGAGGAAGGGCGTTGGCCTTCTGGAAGGGGTTGACGGCATAATCGTTCCCGGTGGCTTTGGAGCGAGGGGAAGTGAGGGTAAGATGATGGCGATACGCTACGCGAGGGAGAACGATATACCCTTCCTCGGTATCTGCTTCGGCTTCCAGTTGACTGTTGTGGAATTCGCAAGAAACGTCCTCGGCCTTAAGGGGGCGCATTCAACCGAGATAGACCCACAGACTCCTTATCCAGTCGTCGATTTGATGCCGGAGCAACGCGATCTGGACAGACTTGGCGGTACGATGAGGCTCGGAGCTTATCCTGTGTATATAAAGCCAAACACCCTGGCGAAGAAGCTCTACGGCAGGGAAATAGTCTACGAGAGACACAGGCATCGCTGGGAGGTTAACCCCGACTACATTGAGAAATTCGAGGGGGCCGGTCTTGTCTTCAGCGGAATAGCGGGTGATGAT
This DNA window, taken from Thermococcus sp., encodes the following:
- the pyrG gene encoding glutamine hydrolyzing CTP synthase; this encodes MVKFIFVTGGVVSGLGKGITSASLGMLMKARGFRTTNIKIDPYLNYDAGTMNPYQHGEVFVLDDGGEVDLDLGNYERFLNTSLSFDHNITTGKVYSAVIEKERKGEYLGATVQVIPHITNEIKERIRRIARDYDVVIVEIGGTVGDIEGMPFLEAARQMQLEEGRENVAFVHVTYVPKLRVVGEQKTKPTQHSVKELRSLGIQPDAIVARSEEPLEESARRKISLFTNVPEEAVISAYDVEDTYEVPLMLEKGGLAKYLVKRLGLPERKPNLEEWRRMVEKYKSLDREVEIAIVGKYVKLADSYLSIKEALKHSSVANDVKVKIRWIEAEDVERKGVGLLEGVDGIIVPGGFGARGSEGKMMAIRYARENDIPFLGICFGFQLTVVEFARNVLGLKGAHSTEIDPQTPYPVVDLMPEQRDLDRLGGTMRLGAYPVYIKPNTLAKKLYGREIVYERHRHRWEVNPDYIEKFEGAGLVFSGIAGDDERRMEILELPGHSYFIATQFHPEFKSRPMNPAPVFRGLVEAAKKKRYQ